The following DNA comes from Cedecea neteri.
TACCTGGACGAACTCGAACTGCAGCGCGGCATGCCGCCTCAGGAGACGCCAGCGGGCGAACTGCCGATCACCGGCCTCTATTCTATGGGCAGCACCTCCTCCGTGGGGCAGAGCTGCTCATCTGACCTTGATATCTGGGTTTGCCACCAGGCCTGGCTCGATAACGACGAGCGCCAACTGCTGCAGCGAAAATGCAGCCTGCTGGAAAGCTGGGCGGCCTCCCTTGGCGTTGAGGTTAGTTTCTTTCTGATTGATGAAAACCGCTTCCGCCACAACGAAAGCGGCAGCCTGGGCGGCGAAGACTGCGGTTCTACTCAGCACATCTTGCTGTTGGACGAATTTTACCGCACAGCGGTACGTCTGGCCGGGAAACGCATTCTGTGGAACATGGTGCCGGGCGATGAAGAAGAGCATTACGACGATTACGTGATGACCCTTTACGCGCAGGGCGTGCTAACACCAAACGAATGGCTCGATCTTGGCGGTCTCAGCTCGCTGTCTGCTGAAGAGTACTTTGGTGCCAGCCTGTGGCAGCTATATAAAAGCATCGACTCGCCGTATAAGGCCGTGCTGAAAACACTGCTGTTGGAGGCGTATTCCTGGGAATACCCAAACACGCGCCTGCTGGCAAAAGACATTAAACAGCGCCTGCACGACGGTGAAATTGTCTCCTTTGGCCTCGATCCGTACTGCATGATGCTGGAACGCGTCACCGAGTACCTGACGCAAATCGAAGATCATGCCCGTCTGGATCTGGTGCGTCGCTGTTTCTACCTGAAAGTTTGTGAAAAACTCTCGCGGGAGCGCGCCTGTGTTGGCTGGCGTCGTGAAGTCTTAAGCCAGTTGGTGAAGAGCTGGGGCTGGGACGAAGAACGCCTGGCGATGTTGGACAACCGTGCAAACTGGAAAATCGACCAGGTACGCGAGGCGCATAACGAACTGCTCGACGCAATGATGCAAAGCTACCGCAACCTTATCCGCTTTGCGCGCCGCAACAACCTGAGTGTTTCCGCCAGTCCGCAGGATATCGGCGTGTTAACGCGTAAGTTGTACGCTGCGTTTGAAGCGCTGCCGGGCAAAGTCACTCTCGTTAACCCGCAAATTTCCCCGGATCTGTCTGAACCGAACCTGACCTTTATCCATGTGCCGCTTGGCCGTGCGAACCGCTCTGGCTGGTATCTCTACAACCGCGCGCCGAACATGGACTCTATCGTCAGCCATCAACCGCTGGAATATAACCGTTATCTTAATAAGCTGGTGGCGTGGGCCTACTTTAACGGCCTGCTGACCTCGCGTACCCGCCTGTTTATTAAGGGCAACGGTATTTGTGATTTACCTAAGTTGCAGGAGATGGTGGCGGATGTCTCCCATCACTTCCCGCTGCGCCTCCCGGCACCGACGCCGAAAGCGTTGTATAGCCCGTGCGAGATTCGCCATCTGGCGATTATCGTTAACCTTGAATATGACCCGACGGCCGCCTTCCGCAATCAGGTTGTGCACTTCGACTTCCGCAAGCTGGATGTGTTTAGCTTCGGCGAGCAGCAGCAATGCCTGATTGGCAGCGTTGACCTGCTGTATCGCAACTCGTGGAATGAAGTGCGTACTCTGCACTTTAACGGCGAGCAGGCGATGATCGAGGCATTAAAAACCATTCTCGGGAAAATGCACCAGGATGCCGCGCCGCCGGATAGCGTTGAAGTCTTCTGCTACAGTCAGCATCTGCGTGGCCTGATCCGCACTCGTGTGCAGCAGCTTGTGTCTGAATGCATCGAATTCCGCCTTTCCAGTACGCGCCAGGAACCGGGCCGCTTTAAAGCGCTGCGCGTTTCCGGGCAGACATGGGGCCTGTTCTTCGAGCGTCTGAATGTCTCGGTACAGAAACTGGAAAACGCCGTTGAGTTTTATGGCGCCATCTCGCACAACAAGCTGCATGGCCTGTCGGTGCAGGTTGGCACTAACCAGGTTCAGTTGCCGGCGGTGGTAGATGGTTTTGCCAGTGAAGGGATTATTCAGTTCTTCTTTGAAGAAGCCAGTGAAGACCAGGGCTTCAACATCTATATCCTGGATGAAAGCAACCGGGCGGAAGTTTATCATCATTGCGAAGGTAGCAAGGAAGAGCTGGTGCGCGATGTGAGCCGCTTCTACTCCTCGTCCCACGATCGCTTTACCTACGGCTCAAGCTTTATCAACTTCAACCTGCCGCAGTTCTATCAGATTGTGAAAACAGATGGCCGGGTGCAGGTCATTCCGTTCCGCACCCAGTCAATCACAACAGCCGCGCCGGTTAATCAGGACGACAACTCAGCGCCGCTGCTGCAGCAGTACCAGCCGTAGTCAGCGGAAGCTAACCGCTTCACCTGCCTGCTGCGTGCTGGCTTCTTCCAGCAATTGCCAAAACTCTGCGCCGCTCCGGTCGCATATCCATTCGTCACCCTTCAGGTTGAAATGGTAGCCGCCGCTTTTGGTCGCCAGCCAAACCTGATGCAAAGGCTCCTGACGGTTGATAATGATCTTGCTGCCGTTTTCAAAGCTGATGGTCAGCACGCCGCCGTTGATCTCACAATCAATATCGCTATCGCCGTCCCAGTCATCCAGACGCTCTTCAATCGTGCGCCACAGGTTATCGGCTAAAAGGTGAAATTCGCTGTCGTTCATGTCTGTTTCCTGTTGGGATTTCAGGGCAGTATAAGAGCATCGCCGGTAATTAGAAACTGCGGCTCAGGCATCATTCGTGGCCGTAATACTCATCCGTTTCATCTGTGCCATCTTTTGAAAGACAACCTGCGTCAGCGATGAGAAGGGGCCCGGTATCAGAGATTATTTTCTTGCCCGGTTTGCTGTCAGGTGATTTTCAGCGGTCTGGGCGACGAAGAGTATTGCTTTTCAGGGTTCACCTGCGATGATAGACGGCAGAATAGTGAATCACAGGCTACCCGATAATGAAGAAGATTTTCTGCCCTCTAGCTTTGGCACTGACGCTTGTCAGCCTCACCGGCTGCGGCCTGAAGGGGCCTCTGTATTTCCCTCCGGCTGATAAAAAAGCGACGCCGACAACACATAGCGCAACCACGGAACAATCTATCCAGACGGCACCGGTCCGTAACAGTCGCGGCATTGATGATGCGCCGACTCAGGTTGTTTACTAGCTAAATCGTGCTTTGTAACCGCGCTAATGGAGCAGAAGATGCAGTTCTCTAAAATGCATGGCCTTGGTAATGACTTTATGGTCGTCGACGCGGTGACGCAGAATGTTTATTTCTCTCCGGAGCTGATTCGTCGACTTGCGGATCGTCATCTTGGCGTCGGCTTTGATCAGTTACTGATCGTTGAGCCTCCCTACGATCCCGATCTCGACTTTCATTACCGGATCTTTAACGCCGACGGCAGTGAAGTTTCCCAATGTGGCAACGGCGCGCGCTGTTTTGCCCGATTTGTGCGCCTGAAAGGGCTGACCAATAAGCGTGAGATTCGCGTCAGTACCGCCAATGGCAGAATGGTACTGAGCGTGACGGAAGATGAGATGGTGCGCGTCAATATGGGCGAGCCTAACTTCGATCCTTCCCAGGTACCGTTCCGGGCAAACAAAGCAGAAAAGACCTATATTATGCGTGCCGCCGAACAAACCATTATGTGCGGCGTCGTTTCAATGGGTAACCCGCATTGCGTTATTCAGGTCGATGACATTGAAACCGCCGCGGTTGAAAGCCTGGGCCCGGTGATGGAAAGCCATGAACGCTTCCCTGAGCGAGCCAACATCGGCTTCATGCAGGTGGTGAGTCGCGAACACATACGCCTGCGTGTTTACGAACGCGGTGCAGGTGAAACCCAGGCCTGCGGCAGCGGCGCCTGTGGCGCAGTGGCGGTTGGTATTCAGCAAGGATTACTGGCGGAGCAGGTGCGCGTTGAGCTGCCTGGCGGCCGTCTTGATATCGCCTGGAAAGGGCCTGGGTCACCGCTTTACATGACCGGCCCGGCGGCCCACGTCTATGATGGATTTATACATCTATGAAGAATGCCGAGGAACAGCAAGAAGCCCTTCTTGAGCTTAACGATGTCGCGGTTGCCGAATACTTACAGCGCAACCCCGATTTCTTTATTCGCAATGCCCACCAGGTGGAGAGCATGCAGGTTCCTCACCCGGTGCGCGGCAGCGTTTCGCTGGTGGAGTGGCATATGGCGCGCAGCCGTAACCACATCAATCACCTCGAAGAGAACATGACGCTGCTGATGGAGCAGGCGAGCGCTAACGAAGGTCTGTTCTATCGGCTACTGAAGCTTCAGGGGCGACTGGCTTCGGCGTCCAGCCTGCAGGAGATGCTGAACCGGCTGCATCGCTGGGCGCGGGACATGGGGCTCGCCGGAGCGAATATCCGGCTTTTTGCTGACCGCTGGCGTATCGGCGCTCCGTCAGACTTTACGCATCTCGCGCTGAACCGCCAGGCTTTTGAGCCGCTGCGTATTCAGCGTCTTGGCGAAAGCCAGCACTATCTCGGCCCGCTTAATGGCCCGGAACTTTTGTTGGTCTTGCCGCAGGCAAAAGCCATTGGTTCCGTTGCCCTGTCGCTGATGGGCAATGAGGGCGATCTTGGCGTTCTGCTGTTCAGCAGCCGCGACCCGCAACATTATCAACAGGGGCAGGGCACTCAGCTGCTGCACGAGCTGGCGCTGATGCTGCCAGACTTGCTGGAGCGTTGGATTGAACGGGCATGACCACTTCCGTATTAACGCCTCACGTTGATGGTTTTCTGCGATACCTCAAGGTTGAGCGTCAGCTCAGCCCGCTCACTCTCCTGAACTACCAGCGCCAGCTCACGGCGATTATTCACATTGTCGAAGAGATGAAGCTCACCGGCTGGCAACAATGCGATGCCGCCGCCGTGCGTTCACTGGCCGTGCGCAGCCGCCGGGCAGGCCTGCAGGCCTCCAGCCTGGCGTTAAGACTTTCGGCACTACGCAGCTTTTTTGACTGGATGGTTAGCCAGGGTGAGCTAAAAGCGAATCCCGCCAAAGGGATTACTACGCCAAAAGCTGGTCGGCACTTGCCTAAAAATATCGAAGTCGATGATGTGAATCATCTGCTGGATATCGATCTGAACGATCCGCTGGCAGTACGCGATCGCGCGATGCTGGAAGTGATGTACGGCGCAGGCCTGCGTCTTTCCGAACTGGTGAATATGAACTGTGGTCACATCGATCTTTCGACCGGAGAGGTCTGGGTGATGGGGAAAGGCAGCAAAGAGCGCCGCGTACCCGTTGGTCGGAGCGCGGTGACCTGGGTTGAACACTGGCTGGATTTACGCGAACTTTTTGGCCCGGACGACGATGCGTTATTTCTGGCGAAGACGGGAAAGCGAATATCCGCCCGCAATGTGCAAAAGCGGTTTGGTGAATGGGGTATCAAGCAGGGGCTAAGCAGCCATGTGCATCCCCATAAACTGCGTCACTCGTTTGCCACCCACATGCTGGAATCCAGCGGCGATTTGCGCGCCGTTCAGGAACTGCTTGGGCACGCCAACCTGTCCACTACGCAAATCTATACCCATCTCGACTTTCAACACTTAGCCTCGGTGTATGATGCCGCGCATCCACGCGCCAAACGGGGGAAATCGTAATGCATTTTTACCGCCCGCTCGGGCAAATTGCTGCTCTGACGTTCGATCTCGACGATACGCTTTATGACAACCACCCGGTGATCCTGCGTACCACTCAGGAGTCGCTGGCCTTTGTGCAGAATTATCACCCGAAGCTCAGCGCGTTTACCGCCTTGGATTTCCATCGCAGCCGTGAAACGCTGCGCGCGAAAGAACCGGAAATTTATCATGATGTCACTGAATGGCGCCGCCGTGCCGTCGAGCAGATGATGCTGGATGCCGGACTTAGCACGGAAGAGGCCTTTACCGGTGCCAGTGCCGCCATGGAAAACTTTGCAAAATGGCGCAGCCGCATCGACATTCCGCAGGAAACGCACGACACACTGGCAAAGCTTGCTAAAAAATGGCCGCTGGTGGCGATCACCAACGGTAACGCAGAGCCGCACTTGTTCGGGCTGGATAACTACTTTGAATTCATTCTGCGGGCCGGGCCGGACGGGCGAGCTAAACCTTTCAGCGATATGTATCATACTGCTGCGCAGCGTTTAGATGTGCCGCTGGAGCAAATCCTGCATGTCGGCGATGATCTGACCACCGACGTGGCCGGTGCCGTGCGCTGCGGAATGCAGGCCTGCTGGATTAACCTGCGCGAAGGCGACCTGATGCGGATAGATGACAGCCGTTTATTACCGCATCTGGAGATTTCGCGGTTGGCATCCCTTCTCGCGCTGATATAATCAACAGCAACTCTGTACAAATCACCAGTAGTTGGCTGAGCCAACTCTTTCTCTTTTTCGGCGGTGCCAATGGACGTTTCTTACCTGCTCGACAGCCTCAACGACAAACAGCGCGAAGCGGTTGCCGCCACGCGTAGCAATATGCTGGTGCTGGCCGGGGCGGGCAGTGGTAAGACGCGTGTGCTTGTGCACCGCATTGCGTGGTTGATGACGGTCGAAAACTGTTCGCCGTACTCCATCATGGCGGTAACCTTTACCAACAAAGCGGCGGCGGAAATGCGCCACCGTATCGGTCAACTGATGGGCACCAGCCAGGGCGGCATGTGGGTGGGTACCTTCCATGGCCTGGCACACCGCCTGCTGCGCGCGCACCACATGGACGCCAACCTGCCGCAGGACTTTCAAATCCTCGACAGCGAAGATCAGCTACGTTTGCTGAAGCGCCTGATTAAAGCGATGAACCTGGACGAGAAACAGTGGCCGCCGCGCCAGGCGATGTGGTACATCAACGGCAAAAAGGACGAAGGCCTGCGTCCGCATCACGTTGAAAGCTACGGTAACCCGGTGGAGCAAACCTGGCAGAAGGTATACCAGGCCTATCAGGAAGCCTGCGACCGCGCCGGGCTGGTGGATTTTGCTGAGCTATTGCTGCGAGCCCACGAGCTGTGGTTAAACAAGCCGCATATCCTGAACCATTACCGCGAACGCTTCACCAACATCCTGGTGGACGAATTCCAGGACACCAACAGCATTCAGTATGCGTGGATCCGCCTGCTGGCCGGTGATACCGGCAAAGTGATGATCGTGGGCGATGATGACCAGTCGATCTACGGCTGGCGCGGGGCGCAGGTTGAAAACATCCAGCGCTTCCTGAATGACTTCCCGGGGGCACAAACGATTCGTCTGGAGCAAAACTATCGCTCGACGAACAATATTCTGAATGCAGCCAACGCCCTGATCGCCAATAACTCTGGCCGCCTCGGCAAAGAGCTGTGGACCGACGGCAGCGACGGCGAACCTATCTCGATTTACTGCGCTTTCAACGAACTGGATGAAGCCCGCTTCGTGGTTAACCGTATTAAAACCTGGCAGGAAAACGGCGGGGCGCTGGAGCAATGCGCCATTCTGTACCGCAGCAACGCCCAGTCGCGCGTGCTGGAAGAGGCGCTGCTGCAGGGCAGTATGCCGTACCGCATTTACGGCGGGATGCGCTTCTTCGAACGTCAGGAGATCAAAGACGCACTTTCCTATCTGCGCCTGATTGCCAACCGCAACGACGATGCGGCCTTTGAACGCGTGGTCAATACGCCAACCCGCGGCATTGGTGACCGCACGCTCGACGTCGTGCGCCAGACCGCGCGCGACCAGCAGCTAACGCTGTGGCAATCTTGCCGCCTGCTGCTGCAGGAAAAAGCGCTGGCCGGTCGTGCGGCGTCTGCCCTGCAGCGCTTTATGGAGCTGATTGACGCGCTTGCCCATGAAACGGCGGATATGCCGCTGCACGTCCAGACAGACCGGGTGATTAAAGATTCCGGCCTGTTCATTATGTATGAACAGGAGAAAGGCGAGAAAGGTCAGACTCGAATTGAGAACTTAGAAGAGCTGGTGACGGCCACGCGCCAGTTCAGCTACAACGACGAAGACGAAGATCTGATGCCGCTGCAGGCGTTTCTCTCCCACGCCGCGCTGGAAGCGGGAGAAGGTCAGGCGGATACCTGGCAGGATGCGGTGCAACTCATGACGCTGCACTCGGCCAAGGGTCTGGAGTTCCCGCAGGTGTTTATCGTAGGGATGGAAGAAGGCATGTTCCCGAGCCAGATGTCCCTCGACGAGGGCGGCCGTCTGGAAGAAGAGCGCCGTCTGGCCTACGTGGGCGTAACCCGTGCAATGCAAAAGCTGACGCTGACCTATGCGGAAACTCGCCGCCTGTACGGCAAAGAAGCCTACCATCGTCCGTCTCGCTTTATTGGCGAGCTGCCCGAAAACTGCGTGGAAGAGGTTCGACTGCGCGCAAGTATCAGCCGCCCGGTCAGCCATCAGCGTATGGGCACACCGATTGCGCAGAACGATTCTGGCTTCAGCCTGGGGCAGCGCGTACGCCATCCTAAGTTCGGTGAAGGCACCATCGTGAACCTGGAAGGCAGCGGGGAGCACAGCCGCCTGCAGGTGGCGTTCCAGGGGCAGGGAATCAAGTGGTTAGTTGCCGCTTATGCGCGTCTGGAAACCGTGTAACCTACAGAAATTAATTATAATTTTCTGTGGGTGGGCTACCCTTAATATGTCACTGGCATGAACTTGTTCAGCCGTGTCCCGTTGCGTGTTGACGCCATATTAGTGGTGGCGTAACATGCGCGCACGAATACGCTAAGAGGACACTCGCCTTGGACACACCCAGTAGATGCTGGCTCAATAACCTGTCATCCAGGTACAACTTCTAAGGCTATCCTCTGATGCTGATAGCCTTCGTGGTTGTCAGCGACCTCGTGTATTTTCATTCCGTCGCCCCTTGAGTCAGACTGTTTAATGGTCTGAAACCTCTATTGTTTCTGTCTGTGTGCCAACCGAATTGTCCCTGATCTTTTTTTGCATTGGGAGTCCCGGTCATGCTGAGCGCATTTCAACTGGAAAATAATCGCCTTGCCCGCATTGAGCTGGACGAGACGGATACCCTTGCCAATTCGGTATGGGTCGATCTCGTCGAGCCGGAAGAGAGCGAGCGAGAGCGAGTGCAAACGGAACTTGGCCAAAGCCTGGCAACCCGACCAGAGCTGGAAGACATCGAAGCGTCCGCGCGTTTTTTTGAGGACGAAGACGGCCTTCACATTCACTCCTTTTTCTTCTTTGAAGATGCCGATGACCACGCCGGTAACAGCACGGTCGCTTTTACCATTCGTGAAGGCCGCTTGTACACGCTGCGTGAACGTGAGCTACCTGCGTTTCGCCTTTACCGCATGCGCGCCCGCAATCAGTCCATGGCGGACGGCAACGCGTGGGAGCTGCTGCTGGATCTGTTTGAAACCAAAATCGAACAGCTGGCGGATGAAATCGAAAACATTTATAGCGATCTGGAACAGCTTAGCCGCGTGATCATGGAAGGGCATCAAGGCGATGAATACGATGCCGCGCTTTCGACGCTGGCGGAGCTGGAGGATATCGGCTGGAAGGTTCGCCTGTGCCTGATGGATACCCAGCGCGCGCTGAACTTCCTGGTGCGTAAGGCACGTTTGCCGGGCAGCCAGCTGGAACAGGCTCGCGAAATCCTGCGAGACATCGAATCCCTGCTGCCGCATAACGAATCCCTTTTCCAGAAGGTTAACTTCCTGATGCAGGCGGCGATGGGCTTTATCAACATCGAGCAGAACCGCATCATCAAGATCTTCTCGGTGGTTTCGGTTGTCTTCCTGCCGCCAACGCTGGTGGCATCCAGCTATGGGATGAACTTCGAGTTTATGCCTGAGCTGAAGTGGAGCTTTGGCTACCCCGGCGCGATTATCTTTATGATGCTCGCTGGCTTAGCGCCTTATCTCTACTTTAAGCGTAAGAACTGGTTGTAAGAAAAAAGGAGCCAAAAGGCTCCTTTTTCACTTCTATTTCAGCGACGTTGCTTTCGTGCGCCGCTGAGTATAAATCGCATCGGCAATAAACAGCGCCAGCGCCGCCCAGATAAAGCCAAAAGTAATCAGCTTATCTTCAGTCACTACCTCGCCGTAGAACGTCACCGCCAGCAGGAACATCAGCGTCGGCCCCAGATACTGGAAGAAGCCCAACGTTGAAAGGCGCAAGCGGGTTGCGGCCGCAGTAAAGCAAAGCAGCGGCACCGTGGTGATCACCCCGGCGGCAATAAGCATCAGGTTCAGCGTCCACGGGTTCATTCCCATATGGCTGGTGGCGCTATCGGCGATACCAAACAGATAAATACCCGCGATCGGCAGCAGCCACAGCGTTTCAAACAGCATCCCAGTTTGTGCATCTACGGCAATCTTTTTGCGGATCAGGCCATAGAAAGCGAAGCTGAAGGCCAGACCCAGGCCGATTATCGGCAGCGAACCGAAAGTCCAGAGCTGAACCAGCACGCCACAGAAGGCCAGCAATACCGCGACCCACTGCATCCGCCGGAAGCGTTCACCCAAAAACAGCATCCCCAGCAGCACGTTCACCAGCGGGTTAATGAAGTAACCCAGGCTGGCTTCCAGCATGTGCTGGTTATTCACCGCCCAGATATAAAGCAGCCAGTTACCGCCAATCAGCACCGCGCTTAACGCCAGCGCGAGGATCTTTTTACGGTTCTGGCAGGAGCGTTTCACCTGCGGCCACTGGCGGCAGACGGTGATCAGCGCCAGCATAAAGAAGAACGACCAGATAACGCGGTGGGTTAGGATTTCTGTCGCCGGTACATAGTGAATCAGTTTGAAATATACCGGCGCGATGCCCCAGATAAAGTAGGCCGTCAGGGCAAGCAAGATCCCCTGACGTGTCTGTTTCGGATCCATGAAAAAAACTCAGTAAAAAAATAGTGAGCAAATAATAACAGGGTTTACATCCTTACCCTACCATGTAGGTAGCCGTTGCACTGGCGATGTGCAGTTGATCCTGGTTATGCAGTTCTACGCGCGCCACGGCAACTTTATTACCGGCACGCAGGAGGCTACTGCTGGCCGTGAAACGTTCTCCGCGTCCTGGACGCAGATAATCCACGCGCAAATCGATGGTGCCCATTTTTGACAGGCGCTGGCGAAGCTCGTCTTCGGTGATGGTGTCATGGCGCGTCAGCGTGCTGCCTACGCAGACCAGGCCTGCCGCCACGTCCAGCGCGGAGGCAATAACGCCGCCGTGCAAAATACTTTGCGCCCAGTTGCCGACCATCATCGGTTGATTGTTAAAGCTCAGTTGGGCGAACGCTTTTTCGTAGCGCTCCAGCTCCAGGCCAAGCGCGCGGTTGAACGGCATGTGGTACACGAAGATTTCGCCCACCAGCTTCAGGGCGGCTTCTGTGGTCAGTACAGGGGAAGACATCGTTCATTCCTCGAACAAATAACGAATAAGTTAACAAAGTGTGTAGTTTATGCTTCTCAATTGTTGCTTTCCACTTTCGGAACCGCAGAGGCGTGCTTTGGTGCATCCTGCTGTAAAATGTTTGGCGATAAATATTTAGACACTTTTTTGTTATGGAGAACGGGACTAATGCTGAAACCTCTGGGGTGGGGAGTAGCCGCGATGCTGCCTTTGACCGCCTTCGCACAAGAAACCACCATCGATAAGATCCACGACAAGCCCGCGGTGCGCGGCAGTATCATTGCTAACCTGCTGCAGGAACACGACAACCCTTTCACGCTGTACCCGTACGACACGAATTATCTGCTGTACACCTGGACCAGCGATATGAACAAAGAGGCAATCAGCTCTTATGACTGGGCCAGCAACGCGCGTAAAGATGAGGTGAAGTTCCAGCTCAGCCTGGCCTTCCCGTTGTGGCGCGGTATTTTGGGGGATAACTCCGTGCTGGCCGCCTCCTATACCCAAAAATCCTGGTGGCAGCTGTCTAACCGCAATGAATCCTCCCCGTTTCGTGAAACCAACTACGAGCCTCAGCTATTCCTCGGTTTCGCAACGGATGCAACGTTTGCGGGCTGGACGTTGCGAGATGTTGAGTTTGGCTATAACCACGATTCAAACGGTCGTTCTGACCCAACCTCGCGCGGCTGGAACCGCCTGTACACCCGCCTGATGGCACAAAACGGCGACT
Coding sequences within:
- the xerC gene encoding tyrosine recombinase XerC, translated to MTTSVLTPHVDGFLRYLKVERQLSPLTLLNYQRQLTAIIHIVEEMKLTGWQQCDAAAVRSLAVRSRRAGLQASSLALRLSALRSFFDWMVSQGELKANPAKGITTPKAGRHLPKNIEVDDVNHLLDIDLNDPLAVRDRAMLEVMYGAGLRLSELVNMNCGHIDLSTGEVWVMGKGSKERRVPVGRSAVTWVEHWLDLRELFGPDDDALFLAKTGKRISARNVQKRFGEWGIKQGLSSHVHPHKLRHSFATHMLESSGDLRAVQELLGHANLSTTQIYTHLDFQHLASVYDAAHPRAKRGKS
- the cyaY gene encoding iron donor protein CyaY, which produces MNDSEFHLLADNLWRTIEERLDDWDGDSDIDCEINGGVLTISFENGSKIIINRQEPLHQVWLATKSGGYHFNLKGDEWICDRSGAEFWQLLEEASTQQAGEAVSFR
- the dapF gene encoding diaminopimelate epimerase produces the protein MQFSKMHGLGNDFMVVDAVTQNVYFSPELIRRLADRHLGVGFDQLLIVEPPYDPDLDFHYRIFNADGSEVSQCGNGARCFARFVRLKGLTNKREIRVSTANGRMVLSVTEDEMVRVNMGEPNFDPSQVPFRANKAEKTYIMRAAEQTIMCGVVSMGNPHCVIQVDDIETAAVESLGPVMESHERFPERANIGFMQVVSREHIRLRVYERGAGETQACGSGACGAVAVGIQQGLLAEQVRVELPGGRLDIAWKGPGSPLYMTGPAAHVYDGFIHL
- a CDS encoding DUF484 domain-containing protein, with the translated sequence MKNAEEQQEALLELNDVAVAEYLQRNPDFFIRNAHQVESMQVPHPVRGSVSLVEWHMARSRNHINHLEENMTLLMEQASANEGLFYRLLKLQGRLASASSLQEMLNRLHRWARDMGLAGANIRLFADRWRIGAPSDFTHLALNRQAFEPLRIQRLGESQHYLGPLNGPELLLVLPQAKAIGSVALSLMGNEGDLGVLLFSSRDPQHYQQGQGTQLLHELALMLPDLLERWIERA
- the ysgD gene encoding YsgD/CorL family protein, whose product is MDTPSRCWLNNLSSRYNF
- the lptM gene encoding LPS translocon maturation chaperone LptM — protein: MKKIFCPLALALTLVSLTGCGLKGPLYFPPADKKATPTTHSATTEQSIQTAPVRNSRGIDDAPTQVVY
- the cyaA gene encoding class I adenylate cyclase, whose product is MYLYIETLKQRLDAINQLRVDRALAAMGPAFQQVYSLLPTLLHYHHPLMPGYLDGNVPRGICLYTPDETQRHYLDELELQRGMPPQETPAGELPITGLYSMGSTSSVGQSCSSDLDIWVCHQAWLDNDERQLLQRKCSLLESWAASLGVEVSFFLIDENRFRHNESGSLGGEDCGSTQHILLLDEFYRTAVRLAGKRILWNMVPGDEEEHYDDYVMTLYAQGVLTPNEWLDLGGLSSLSAEEYFGASLWQLYKSIDSPYKAVLKTLLLEAYSWEYPNTRLLAKDIKQRLHDGEIVSFGLDPYCMMLERVTEYLTQIEDHARLDLVRRCFYLKVCEKLSRERACVGWRREVLSQLVKSWGWDEERLAMLDNRANWKIDQVREAHNELLDAMMQSYRNLIRFARRNNLSVSASPQDIGVLTRKLYAAFEALPGKVTLVNPQISPDLSEPNLTFIHVPLGRANRSGWYLYNRAPNMDSIVSHQPLEYNRYLNKLVAWAYFNGLLTSRTRLFIKGNGICDLPKLQEMVADVSHHFPLRLPAPTPKALYSPCEIRHLAIIVNLEYDPTAAFRNQVVHFDFRKLDVFSFGEQQQCLIGSVDLLYRNSWNEVRTLHFNGEQAMIEALKTILGKMHQDAAPPDSVEVFCYSQHLRGLIRTRVQQLVSECIEFRLSSTRQEPGRFKALRVSGQTWGLFFERLNVSVQKLENAVEFYGAISHNKLHGLSVQVGTNQVQLPAVVDGFASEGIIQFFFEEASEDQGFNIYILDESNRAEVYHHCEGSKEELVRDVSRFYSSSHDRFTYGSSFINFNLPQFYQIVKTDGRVQVIPFRTQSITTAAPVNQDDNSAPLLQQYQP
- the uvrD gene encoding DNA helicase II, whose product is MDVSYLLDSLNDKQREAVAATRSNMLVLAGAGSGKTRVLVHRIAWLMTVENCSPYSIMAVTFTNKAAAEMRHRIGQLMGTSQGGMWVGTFHGLAHRLLRAHHMDANLPQDFQILDSEDQLRLLKRLIKAMNLDEKQWPPRQAMWYINGKKDEGLRPHHVESYGNPVEQTWQKVYQAYQEACDRAGLVDFAELLLRAHELWLNKPHILNHYRERFTNILVDEFQDTNSIQYAWIRLLAGDTGKVMIVGDDDQSIYGWRGAQVENIQRFLNDFPGAQTIRLEQNYRSTNNILNAANALIANNSGRLGKELWTDGSDGEPISIYCAFNELDEARFVVNRIKTWQENGGALEQCAILYRSNAQSRVLEEALLQGSMPYRIYGGMRFFERQEIKDALSYLRLIANRNDDAAFERVVNTPTRGIGDRTLDVVRQTARDQQLTLWQSCRLLLQEKALAGRAASALQRFMELIDALAHETADMPLHVQTDRVIKDSGLFIMYEQEKGEKGQTRIENLEELVTATRQFSYNDEDEDLMPLQAFLSHAALEAGEGQADTWQDAVQLMTLHSAKGLEFPQVFIVGMEEGMFPSQMSLDEGGRLEEERRLAYVGVTRAMQKLTLTYAETRRLYGKEAYHRPSRFIGELPENCVEEVRLRASISRPVSHQRMGTPIAQNDSGFSLGQRVRHPKFGEGTIVNLEGSGEHSRLQVAFQGQGIKWLVAAYARLETV
- the corA gene encoding magnesium/cobalt transporter CorA produces the protein MLSAFQLENNRLARIELDETDTLANSVWVDLVEPEESERERVQTELGQSLATRPELEDIEASARFFEDEDGLHIHSFFFFEDADDHAGNSTVAFTIREGRLYTLRERELPAFRLYRMRARNQSMADGNAWELLLDLFETKIEQLADEIENIYSDLEQLSRVIMEGHQGDEYDAALSTLAELEDIGWKVRLCLMDTQRALNFLVRKARLPGSQLEQAREILRDIESLLPHNESLFQKVNFLMQAAMGFINIEQNRIIKIFSVVSVVFLPPTLVASSYGMNFEFMPELKWSFGYPGAIIFMMLAGLAPYLYFKRKNWL
- the yigB gene encoding 5-amino-6-(5-phospho-D-ribitylamino)uracil phosphatase YigB, giving the protein MHFYRPLGQIAALTFDLDDTLYDNHPVILRTTQESLAFVQNYHPKLSAFTALDFHRSRETLRAKEPEIYHDVTEWRRRAVEQMMLDAGLSTEEAFTGASAAMENFAKWRSRIDIPQETHDTLAKLAKKWPLVAITNGNAEPHLFGLDNYFEFILRAGPDGRAKPFSDMYHTAAQRLDVPLEQILHVGDDLTTDVAGAVRCGMQACWINLREGDLMRIDDSRLLPHLEISRLASLLALI